A region of the Chryseobacterium gotjawalense genome:
AAAATAATTATTATTAAAGCTGTTTTTCATACTTCGCAAAATCCAGAAAAATATCGCGAAATATAAATGGAATTTAATAAAATGGAGTTGTACTATAAATGAAAAGTCATGGCAAAAGCACAATGTTTTTGTTGTTTTTATTCGGACGATAATATAAAGTTCTGAGAAAATGTTTTCAGTCCTTTGTTAAACAAATAAACATGAAAAAAAACCGTCCCGTCATTATTTGACGGGACGGTTTATATTTTTAATGGTCTCTTTTTACGACCGCTATCGGATTCAGTTTGATCAGTTTCATTTTGTGCAGAAGAATCATAATGTAATACGTTACATCGATTTCATGCCATCTCACGCCACCGAAATTGGCTCTGCCGCCATGTTTATGGTGATTGTTATGATAGCCTTCACCCATCATTAACCAGTCGAAACGGAAAAGGTTTTTAGACGTATCAGAAACTTTAAAGTTTGTATAACCGTAAATGTGCGCAAACCAATTGATAATTACGCCGTGAATCGGCGCCATCATATAAGCCACAGGAAGTAAAATCCATTGCCACCAAGCGGTTGCAAAGAAGTAAAAGAACGCGGTGTAAGCAATTGCCCAACCGATTCTTGAAAACCAGGAACTTGCGAACTTGTCGAAACCTTCCCACTGCGGGACGTTCTTGGTGAATTTTTCTTCGATAATCGCTTTCTGACTGTTGATGTCGGCATAAATTTTCTTTGTACGCCACATCATGGAGAACAGATTGTCATCGTATTTTGGGGAATGCGGATCTTTTTCGGTATCTGCAAAAGCGTGGTGCATTCTGTGCATAACGCCGTATCCGTAAGCTGAAAGATAATTGGATCCCTGTGTAACCCACGTTAAAATAAAGCAAAGTTTCTCGCCAAATTTTGACATTTTAAAAGATTGATGCGCTGCGTAACGGTGCAGAAAAAAAGTTTGAAAAAACAGACCTGAATACCACAGGACGATGATAAAAATAATAATAGTCATTAAAATAATAATTTGCTGCAAAGATAGCGTTAATCCCTACTGCAAGATAGGGTTTATGAAATTTTAACGTGGGTTTACATAATAATAAGCGCTTCGGAATTTTAATTAAGCTCCGTTGAAATTAAATTTAAACCGCTTTTACAATGAAATAATTTTTCTTGCCTTTCTGTACCAACAAAAATTTCCCGTCGATCAGATCTTTTTCGCTAACCTCAAAGGTTTCGCTTACTTTTTCTTTATTAATTGAAATCGCGTTGCTCGTCAGTTCTCTTTTGGCTTCTCCTTTTGATTTTAGAAAACCAGATTTTTCTGAAATTAAATCAATCACATTGCTTCCTAAAACTTCAGATTTCGCAATCTCTTTTTGAGGAACGCCTTCAAAAACTTCCAGGAAAGTCGCTTCATCCAGATTCACCAAATCTTCTGCAGTCGATCGTCCGAATAAAATCTCTGAAGCTTTCACCGCTTTTTCAAATTCTTCACGGTTGTGAACCCAAACGGTTACTTCTTCTGCTAATTTTTTCTGCAGTTTTCTCTCGTGTGGCGCGGTTTGATGTTCGGCGATGAGGTTTTCAATTTCCTCTTTGCTTAAGAAAGTATAGAATTTTATGAATCTTTCGGCATCTGCATCGGTCGCGTTTACCCAGAACTGGTAGAATTTATAAGGAGAGGTTCTTTTCGCATCGAGCCAGTAATTTTCGCCGGCTTCCGATTTCCCGAATTTGGAACCGTCGGCTTTGGTGATGAGGGGAACGGTTAAAGCGAAAGCTTCTCCCTGAACTTTACGGCGGATCAGTTCTGTCCCCGTGGTGATATTTCCCCACTGATCAGAACCGCCCATCTGCAGTTTTATATTTTTCGTTTTGTATAAATGTAGAAAATCGTAACCCTGTAACAGCTGGTAAGAGAATTCCGTGAAACTCATTCCTTCCGCGCCGCCTTCGCCGGTGATTCTTTTCTTCACCGATTCTTTCGCCATCATGTAATTCACGGTAATGTTTTTACCGATATCGCGAATGAAATCGAGGAAAGAAATTTCTTTCATCCAGTCGTAATTGTTGACCAGTTCTGCGCTGTTCGCTTCTGTACCGTCGAAGTTTAAAAACCGGGATAACTGACCCTTCAAACATTCTACATAATGGTTCAGCGTTTCCTCATCCAAAGCATTTCTTTCATTGGATTTTCCTGAAGGATCACCGATCATTCCTGTTGCGCCGCCCACCAAAGCGATGGGTTTATGACCGTGTTGCTGATAATGTGCAAGAACTTTGATTGGAATTAAACTTCCGATATGCAACGAATCTGCGGTGGGATCAAAGCCGATATAGGCGGTCGTCATTTCCTTATTCAGTTGTTCTTCGGTTCCCGGCATCATGTCGGCAAATAAGCCGCGCCATTTCAGTTCTTCAATAAAAGCGTTCATTTTCTTGCAAATTTTAGGAGGCAAAGGTAGCGATTTGAGGCAGGAGTTCCAAGTTTCAGGTTTGTCATTTCAGGGAACGAATCAATCGGTTCTTCCCGTGCAGAATTCCGGGTTTTGAATGATTGGTTTCAGTGAATACTGTTTTTCAGGGTCATTATTTTTGAATATGCTCTGCGTGAAAATTTTGCAGGCTTTCCAGGCAAAATTTCAATGATGAAAAGGCTTTGCAAATTATTTGATATTCATTTAATTAAGCCGTTATTTTTAAATTAAAATAGCTTAATTTTGCACCCCGAAATATTGATTTACTTATGAAAAGAATTGGCGAGCACAGAAAGCTTCTTGGGGTTGAAAAAACCGCGACTTTAAAAGACTTGAAAACGGTTTACAGAAATACGATGAAAGATGCGCATCCTGATAAATTCGTGAATGACGAAGCCGGAAAACTGGAGGCCGAAGAAAAAAGCAAATCCGTCATTGAAGCCTACCATTTTTTGGTGAGCATCAACCCGGAAACTCAGGAAAAATACAAGGAAGAATATACGGAAACCATCTCCAGTTCGATTATTCAGGATTTTCATTACGAAAAATCAATTTTGAAAGTTCAGCATTTTAACGGTAAAATGTTTGAATATATTGGCGTTCCAAGAAATACCTACATCAAAATGGTGAATTCGGATTCTCCGAGCCGTTTTGCCAGAAGACATATTTACGGAAAGTATATTTACAGAAAAAATGGGGAAGCGATGGCGGAGTAATTTCCTTTCGTTTT
Encoded here:
- a CDS encoding acyl-CoA desaturase, translating into MTIIIFIIVLWYSGLFFQTFFLHRYAAHQSFKMSKFGEKLCFILTWVTQGSNYLSAYGYGVMHRMHHAFADTEKDPHSPKYDDNLFSMMWRTKKIYADINSQKAIIEEKFTKNVPQWEGFDKFASSWFSRIGWAIAYTAFFYFFATAWWQWILLPVAYMMAPIHGVIINWFAHIYGYTNFKVSDTSKNLFRFDWLMMGEGYHNNHHKHGGRANFGGVRWHEIDVTYYIMILLHKMKLIKLNPIAVVKRDH
- the tyrS gene encoding tyrosine--tRNA ligase, with the protein product MNAFIEELKWRGLFADMMPGTEEQLNKEMTTAYIGFDPTADSLHIGSLIPIKVLAHYQQHGHKPIALVGGATGMIGDPSGKSNERNALDEETLNHYVECLKGQLSRFLNFDGTEANSAELVNNYDWMKEISFLDFIRDIGKNITVNYMMAKESVKKRITGEGGAEGMSFTEFSYQLLQGYDFLHLYKTKNIKLQMGGSDQWGNITTGTELIRRKVQGEAFALTVPLITKADGSKFGKSEAGENYWLDAKRTSPYKFYQFWVNATDADAERFIKFYTFLSKEEIENLIAEHQTAPHERKLQKKLAEEVTVWVHNREEFEKAVKASEILFGRSTAEDLVNLDEATFLEVFEGVPQKEIAKSEVLGSNVIDLISEKSGFLKSKGEAKRELTSNAISINKEKVSETFEVSEKDLIDGKFLLVQKGKKNYFIVKAV
- a CDS encoding KTSC domain-containing protein, whose translation is MKRIGEHRKLLGVEKTATLKDLKTVYRNTMKDAHPDKFVNDEAGKLEAEEKSKSVIEAYHFLVSINPETQEKYKEEYTETISSSIIQDFHYEKSILKVQHFNGKMFEYIGVPRNTYIKMVNSDSPSRFARRHIYGKYIYRKNGEAMAE